Sequence from the Saccharopolyspora pogona genome:
TCGCCGTTCCCGACGGCCCCCTGGACGACACCGCGCTCGCCGAGGTCTGTGCCCGGTTCCACAGCGAGCACAGGCGCACCTACGGCCGCGCGGGCCAGGACGAGCTCGTCGAGTTCGTGACCCTTCGAGTGCGCGGCCGCGTCGCCGCGGGCGCCTCGCTCGAGTCGGTGCTCACCGCGCCGCTGCCGCAGGGCCGTCCCGAGGGCGTCCGCACTGTCCGGTTCGACGAGCACGTGGAGGCCACGGTGCTCAGCCGTGCCGCGCTCAGGGCGGACCCTCGCCCGGGCCCGCTGGTCATCGAGGACATGGACTCGACCACCCTCGTCCCGCCGGGCGCGACCGCCCACCGGGACCACCTGAACACCATCGTCATCCGCTGGGAGCAGTCGTGATCCGGGACGCCGCAACCTTCGAGGTCTTCCGCAACGCCGTCACCGGCGCCGCCGACGAAATGGCGATCACCGTGCTGCGCACCGCACACTCGCAGATCGTCGCGTCCAGCATGGACTTCTCGGCCGCGCTGTGCGACGCCCGCGGCCGGGTGATCGCCCAGGCCAACACCTGCCCGGTCCACCTGGGCTCCATCCCGGACGCCATGGACGCGGTGCTGACCGAGTTTGGCGAGTCCCTAGCCGAGGGAGACGTCTATGTGCTCAATGACCCGTCCCTCGGCGGCATGCACCTGCCGGACGTGTTCGCCGTCGCGCCGGTGTTCGTCGACGGCACGCTGCTCGGATTCGCGGTGTCCGTGGTCAACCACGCGGATGTCGGAGGATGGGCCGCGGGCTCGATGGCTGTGCAGTCGACCAGCATCTTCGCCGAAGGCGTGCAGATCCCGCCGTCCCGGCTGGTCGCGGGTGGGAAGCTGAACGAGACGTTCCTCAACCTCGTCCTGCGCAACGTCCGCGAGCCCGAGCTGTTCCGCGGTGACCTCGAGTCGCAGCTGGCGGCCTGCCACACCGGCGGCGCGGGGCTGCGGGGCCTCGTCTCCAGGCACGGTGTCACGGGATTCGAGGTCCTGGTCGACGAGTTGCTCGACTACGCCGAGACCCTGCTGCGCACCGAGCTCGCCGAGGCCATGCCTGGCACCTACACCTTCCGCGACCACATCGACGACGACGGCCTCGGCAGCGACCCGATCCCGTTGCAGGTGCGGGTGACGCTCGACGCCGACGGCGTGGAGTTCGACTTCACAGGCTCCTCGCCGCAGGTCGCCTCGGCGCTCAACGCAACGGCGTCGTTCACCCGTTCCGCCTCCTACGCCGCGGTCCAGGGACTGTTGGCCGGGGACCTCCCCGCCAACAGCGGCTTCTACCGCCCGTTCCGGTTCGTGATCCCCGAGGGCTCGATCCTCGACGCCCGGAGGCCCGCGGCGCGCGGTGCCCGCGGCCTCGTCGCCTACCGGATCATCGACGCCGTGCTCGGCGCCCTCGCTCCGGTGTTCCCGGACCGCGTCCCGGCCGCGGGCGACGGTGGCCCCGACTCGGTCGCCATCGGCGTGACCGAGGACGACGGCGGCTCGACCGTGCTATGGGACATCCTCTGCGGGGCCTGGGGCGCCCGGCCCGACCGCGACGGCGTGGACGGGATCAGCCCGCTCGGCGCCAACCTCGCCAACACCCCGGTCGAGGAGATCGAGCTCTCCGGGCACGTCCGCGTCGACGGCTATGGTTACCTCCCGGACACCGGCGGCGCGGGCTGCTTCCGCGGTGGACTTGCCACGTTCCGGGACATGACAATCCTGGCCCCGAGCGCGAGCGTGCAGATCCGCTCCGACCGGCGCACCCACCTGCCCTACGGCCTCGCGGGCGGCGCCCAGGGCACCCCCTCGGCCAATTTGCTGGACCCTGGCCCCAACGAGACCCTGCTGCCCGCCAAGCCGCACCTCACTATGACCGCGGGCACCCGGCACCGGCACGTCACCGCGGGCGGCGGCGGGCACGGCCACCCGCTGACCCGCGATCCCCGGCGCGTCCTCGACGACGTCCTCGACGGCAAGGTCACCCCGAGGGCGCCGCGCGCGACTACCGGGTGATCGTCACCGACTCCGGCGAGCTGGACCTCGCCGCCACCACCTCCGTACGAGAGGCGGCCCGGTCATGAGCAACGAGACCACCACCCCACCCGTCGCCGACGAGCGCCGACTCTGGCGCCGGGTCGCCTGGCGGATCATCCCGCTGGTCGGGCTCGCCTACGTGATGAGCTACATCGACCGGGCCAACCTGGGCTACGTCGCCCAACCGATGTCGCGCGACCTGGGCCTGACCGCCGCGCAGGTCGGCCTGGCGGGCGGGCTGTTCTTCATTGGCTACATCCTCGTCGAGGTCCCGAGCAACATCGCCCTGCGCCGGTTCGGGGCCCGCAAGTGGATCACCCGCATCCTGGTGTCCTGGGGCTTGGTCACTGCGGCCACGGCGGCGGTGCACTCCGCGACCACCCTCTATCTCGCCCGGCTCCTGCTCGGCTTCGCCGAGGCGGGCCTGGCCGCGGGCATCCTGCTCTACCTGACCTTCTGGTTCCCGCGTCGGCACCGGTCCTGGACGATGTCGGCGTTCTTCCTGATGATCCCGCTGTCCTCGATCGTCGGGGCGCCGCTGGCCGCCGGGTTGCTCGCCTGGGGGCAGAACCTGTTCGACATGGCGGGCTGGCGGTCGCTGTTCCTGGTCGAGGGCGTGCTCACGGTCCTGGTCGGAGCGGTGATCTTCTTCCTGCTGCCGGACCGCCCGCGGGAGGCGAAGTGGCTCAGCCCTGACGAACGCGAGCTCATCGAGGGCACCCTCGCCGCGGAGGCCGAGGAGCAGGCCGCGCACGGCGCGCTGACCGGGCTGAGGCAGGCGCTGACCAGCGGGCGGGTCTGGGCTATGGCCGTCGCGTTCTTCGCGATCGTGTTCGGGCTCTACCCCCTGGCGTTCTTCCTGCCGACGATGATCTCGTCGTTGTCGTCGTCGCTGGGCGGAGACGTCAACAGCGTGCTGCTCTCCGCCATCCCGTCGGCCGTCGCGATCGTGGCGATGGTCGTGTGGTCCCGGTTCGCTGCGCGGGTCAGCGCCGTCGTCGCTACGGCCGTGCCGATGGCGATCGGCGCGGCAGGACTCCTGCTGGCCACGTTCTCCGGCGACGGGATTCTGTTCATCGTCGGGGTCTGCGTGAGCGTGGCCGGCATCTACTCGGCCATGCCACAGTTCTGGCGGATCCCGGCGATGGGCCTGACCGGCGCCGCCGCGGCGTCCGGCATCGCGCTGATCAACTCGGTGAGCAACCTGAGCGGGTTCGTCGGCCCGTACCTCACCGGCGCGATAAAGGACGCGACCGGCGGCTATACCTGGGTGCTGCTACTCATCGCCGTCATCATGCTGCTAGGTCTGGGCGTGCTGCTCACCGTCGGGCGCCGGATGGAGGGTGTGCCGACATGACGATCACGTTGATCGTCGGCGACCTCCAGGTCGGGATCACCCGCGACTTCCCGTTCGCGGCGGGCGTCGTCGCCCCGGTCGCAACGGTCCTGCCCGCGGCGCGGGCGGCGAGGGTACTACCGGTGTTCGTCCGGGAGGAATGATCAACCAAGGGCTGCATGCATGATCAACCAGGGCAGCGAACCACACACCACCAACAAACCACCAGGTTAAAACCCAAGATTAGGGCTCGTGTTGCACAGCTGTCCCGCCCCGCCGTTGTCCGCATCGAAGGCGCTTGGACAGGCGGGACACCGGCTCGACCACGCCACTACTCGAGCGCCAGCAGCTCGCTGGAACCTCGACGCTCAGTGACGGGCCAGCGAAGTCAACCGCTCAGCGAGATCCTGGCGTTCGAATCCTGTGAAGGCCCTGCGGAGTGTGTGGATCAGATGCCTCCGCACGGGTGGCTCAGCAGAGCTGAGCAGTTCATCGACAAGCTTGCCCACGGTGTCCGGATCTGGCGGTTCTTCCGGGAGCAGTAGCTCACGCAGTTCTCGGAAATGTCGGGCGACCTCCACCGCCTCGGTCGGCTTGTCGGTGTTGTCCAGGAACCACCACGCGGTCGCGCGGAGGGGGTCAAGCAGCTGCGCGCACATCTCCTCAGACGGTACTTCCGTTCTTCGTGCTTCCACGAGACCGCAACTTGCCGCTTCTGAGCCTCCTCGTGCTCGGATACGGCGTCGACGAGGTCCGGGTCGGCGTTGACCGCCTCGCAATCGGCGCGGGCCTGCACCGGGGTGTCGTGGACGCGTTCCCAGGCCAGGAGTGCGGTGTCAACTCGGATCTCAGCTCTTCCGTCTCGGTGAGCCCGTGCCCGGTGCTGATCTGCCGGGCTCGTTGCGCGACGCCGTGCTTGGCGATGTCACGCAAGTTCGGCGGGCTCGGTTCGGTACTATCCCACCACGCCCAGATCGTGAAGTGCGCGGTGAATCGAAGCGGGCAGTCCGCACTCAACAGCTCGAGTTCATCCTTAGCTGAGCTTGGGTTTTAACCTGCTTGCTTCTTTCCGGCGGGTTGCCGGGTGTCCGTTTTTTCGGTTTTTTTGCGGACGGGATGGCGTTGAGCAGGACCGGAGCGGGAGCCTGGGGGCCGCCCTGGGCCGGGACGGGTGGGTTTCGGCACACGCGCGGGGGTCCCGAGACGATCATGGATGTGGCGAAACCCGCGGCGTACCCGGTGCGGGCTTAACGGCCGGTCTGGCTCGGGGCGTCGTTCCCAGGGACGCCGCAGGTCCGTGGTGAGGTTGCGGGCGAGTCTGAGTTGGGTGTAGGCGGCGATCGTCAGCCAGGTCCACCGGTCCTGCTGGGCGGGTGTGCGGGTTTTCGCCGCGGTCCAGCCCAAGGTCGACTTGGCAAAACGGAAGAAATGCTCGATGTCGAACCGCCGTAGGTAGACCCGCCACAGCATGTCCAGATCCAGTGGGACGCCCTCGGGGGCGGCCCACCACAGCCACAGGTCCTTGTGCGGGGCGCGTCCGTCGGGCAGGTGTTCCACGCGGACGTGCACGACCGTGCCGGTGACCACGGGTAGTTCGCTACGGTCGGCGAACCAGCCGCGGGCTTGGATCTTCGGCGACAGCCCGGACCAGGCATGCACCTCAACCCGTCCGTAGCGGTCGGTGTCCACGGTCAGCGTGGCGTCCGGGGTGTGCCAACTGGTGGGGCTGGCGCACTCGAAGCGGGCGCCGTATTTCGGTGGCCGCCCGGTCCTGCCAGGCACCCGCGGCGGCGGTGGGCGGTGAAACACCCGATCGTCACGGTCGAGACGGATCAGCAGTTGCACGTCCACATCAGACACCGCGTCGGTCATCGCGGTAGCCGGATAACCAGAGTCCATCACCACCATCGGTGGAAGGCGGCCCGCTCCACCCGTGCGCCCGGCGGCGCGCAGACGAGTAGCCAACTCCCGGATCTGGGCGGCGGTCACCGCCACGAGATCATCGTCGGGATCCATCCGGACCGCATCCACCGGCGACACCCACGACGAACGACCCCACTGGATGCCCGCAAGCCACGCATAGTTCCAGCCAGGGATCGTCTTACGGTCACCGTCACAGCGACACGACGTATGACAGTGACCGCGATCCGCCGAGCACTCCGCATCCGGTCGCGGGCACACGGTCACATCAGCGGTGAACAGAAGCGGTCCCTCGTCCGCCGCGGCAGGCAACCCATCCACCAGCACATCCCCTACCCCGGCGGCGTCGATCTCCCCGGCCGCCAACGCGTCGTACAACGCGCCATGCCCCCGCCGGAACACCGGCGACAGCGACAACTCCACCAACGAGGTCACCGGCCGCTCACCGCAGGACACCGCATCGCAGAGCACGAACAACGCATCCGCCCGAGCCGACAGACACCGGTAAAACCCATCCCGGAACCCGGTCACAGCCCCGAACTCGACCGCCTGGCGGTCATCCTGCACACTGATCACGACAGCCCTTGGTTGATCTTCTTCTTTCGTCAGAAGCATGATCACCCAAGGGCTGTTCCCATGATCAACCGGGGCCACAACAACACCCAAAGGTTAAAACCCAAGCTGAGAGCCTGTTGGTGAATGGTCTGGGTGGGTGGTCGCTTAGCGGAACCTGAGAGGTTCCCTGGACTGCGGGTGCCCCTCCTGATG
This genomic interval carries:
- a CDS encoding hydantoinase B/oxoprolinase family protein — translated: MIRDAATFEVFRNAVTGAADEMAITVLRTAHSQIVASSMDFSAALCDARGRVIAQANTCPVHLGSIPDAMDAVLTEFGESLAEGDVYVLNDPSLGGMHLPDVFAVAPVFVDGTLLGFAVSVVNHADVGGWAAGSMAVQSTSIFAEGVQIPPSRLVAGGKLNETFLNLVLRNVREPELFRGDLESQLAACHTGGAGLRGLVSRHGVTGFEVLVDELLDYAETLLRTELAEAMPGTYTFRDHIDDDGLGSDPIPLQVRVTLDADGVEFDFTGSSPQVASALNATASFTRSASYAAVQGLLAGDLPANSGFYRPFRFVIPEGSILDARRPAARGARGLVAYRIIDAVLGALAPVFPDRVPAAGDGGPDSVAIGVTEDDGGSTVLWDILCGAWGARPDRDGVDGISPLGANLANTPVEEIELSGHVRVDGYGYLPDTGGAGCFRGGLATFRDMTILAPSASVQIRSDRRTHLPYGLAGGAQGTPSANLLDPGPNETLLPAKPHLTMTAGTRHRHVTAGGGGHGHPLTRDPRRVLDDVLDGKVTPRAPRATTG
- a CDS encoding NF041680 family putative transposase, with protein sequence MISVQDDRQAVEFGAVTGFRDGFYRCLSARADALFVLCDAVSCGERPVTSLVELSLSPVFRRGHGALYDALAAGEIDAAGVGDVLVDGLPAAADEGPLLFTADVTVCPRPDAECSADRGHCHTSCRCDGDRKTIPGWNYAWLAGIQWGRSSWVSPVDAVRMDPDDDLVAVTAAQIRELATRLRAAGRTGGAGRLPPMVVMDSGYPATAMTDAVSDVDVQLLIRLDRDDRVFHRPPPPRVPGRTGRPPKYGARFECASPTSWHTPDATLTVDTDRYGRVEVHAWSGLSPKIQARGWFADRSELPVVTGTVVHVRVEHLPDGRAPHKDLWLWWAAPEGVPLDLDMLWRVYLRRFDIEHFFRFAKSTLGWTAAKTRTPAQQDRWTWLTIAAYTQLRLARNLTTDLRRPWERRPEPDRPLSPHRVRRGFRHIHDRLGTPARVPKPTRPGPGRPPGSRSGPAQRHPVRKKTEKTDTRQPAGKKQAG
- a CDS encoding MFS transporter is translated as MSNETTTPPVADERRLWRRVAWRIIPLVGLAYVMSYIDRANLGYVAQPMSRDLGLTAAQVGLAGGLFFIGYILVEVPSNIALRRFGARKWITRILVSWGLVTAATAAVHSATTLYLARLLLGFAEAGLAAGILLYLTFWFPRRHRSWTMSAFFLMIPLSSIVGAPLAAGLLAWGQNLFDMAGWRSLFLVEGVLTVLVGAVIFFLLPDRPREAKWLSPDERELIEGTLAAEAEEQAAHGALTGLRQALTSGRVWAMAVAFFAIVFGLYPLAFFLPTMISSLSSSLGGDVNSVLLSAIPSAVAIVAMVVWSRFAARVSAVVATAVPMAIGAAGLLLATFSGDGILFIVGVCVSVAGIYSAMPQFWRIPAMGLTGAAAASGIALINSVSNLSGFVGPYLTGAIKDATGGYTWVLLLIAVIMLLGLGVLLTVGRRMEGVPT